A single window of Candidatus Methylomirabilota bacterium DNA harbors:
- a CDS encoding protein-L-isoaspartate(D-aspartate) O-methyltransferase — protein sequence MLGKVLGTGNGWQEARAARERERMVEEQLVRRGISDARGLEAMRKVPRHRFVEEALRDRAYGDHPLPIGEGQTISQPYMVAAMTQLLRLTGSEKVLEIGTGSGYQTAILAELTRRVCSIERLPGLATRARRILEELGYTNAVVKTADGTYGWPDEAPFDRILVAAGAPAVPMPLFQQLAEGGRLVVPIGDPQAQTLHVVEKVEGQMRTSTDCGCVFVKLVGKYGWED from the coding sequence ATGCTCGGCAAAGTGCTGGGGACCGGGAACGGCTGGCAGGAGGCCCGGGCGGCCCGCGAGCGGGAGCGCATGGTCGAGGAGCAGCTCGTGCGCCGGGGGATCAGCGACGCCCGGGGACTGGAGGCGATGCGGAAAGTCCCGCGTCACCGCTTCGTGGAAGAGGCGCTGCGTGATCGGGCGTACGGGGACCATCCGTTGCCGATCGGCGAGGGTCAGACGATCTCGCAGCCGTACATGGTCGCCGCGATGACGCAGCTGCTGCGCCTGACCGGAAGCGAGAAGGTGCTGGAGATCGGCACCGGCTCCGGCTACCAGACGGCCATCCTGGCCGAGCTCACGCGCCGCGTGTGCTCGATCGAGCGGCTGCCCGGCCTGGCGACTCGAGCCCGGCGCATCCTCGAGGAGCTCGGGTACACTAATGCCGTCGTGAAGACGGCCGACGGGACCTACGGGTGGCCGGACGAAGCGCCCTTCGACCGCATCCTGGTGGCGGCGGGCGCTCCCGCGGTCCCGATGCCGCTCTTCCAGCAGCTTGCCGAGGGCGGGCGGCTGGTCGTGCCCATCGGCGACCCGCAGGCGCAGACGCTGCACGTGGTCGAGAAGGTGGAGGGCCAGATGCGCACCTCTACCGACTGCGGGTGCGTGTTCGTCAAGCTGGTCGGCAAGTACGGGTGGGAGGACTGA
- a CDS encoding acylphosphatase, whose amino-acid sequence MMPSAVEIVVEGRVQGVGYRAFAQRRAQDRGLTGYALNLHDGRVKIRVEGDRGDIQAFVRDLETGPPLARVERVSVTALPYSGQYRNFSVRFSEAR is encoded by the coding sequence ATGATGCCGTCGGCGGTGGAGATCGTCGTCGAGGGGCGGGTCCAGGGGGTCGGATACCGCGCGTTCGCGCAGCGTCGGGCGCAGGACCGAGGGCTGACGGGATATGCCCTGAACCTGCACGACGGACGGGTGAAGATCCGGGTCGAGGGGGATCGCGGGGACATCCAGGCCTTCGTGCGGGACCTGGAGACCGGGCCTCCGCTGGCGCGGGTGGAGCGCGTGTCGGTCACGGCGTTGCCGTACAGCGGCCAGTATCGGAACTTCAGCGTCCGCTTCTCGGAGGCACGGTGA